In the genome of Podospora pseudocomata strain CBS 415.72m chromosome 7, whole genome shotgun sequence, the window TGACCAGGGCGGGCGTCGATTTCCTCGACCTTGGGAAGCTTTTCGAGAAGCTTTTTGGAGGCACGACGCCAGTGAATCCAGATGATCCAACACCGCCGGCACGTCATCCCGTGCAAGTCAGGGACATCTTCAAAATGTCCCAGGTCAACACTGGCTTCGACTTCTCAACACATCCGTGCATCAAAATGACGGTGGCGTACCTTCAAAAGACGCTCGACTTCCGCTGGAAAAACGGGAACATGCGGACCCTCGTCTTCCCAGACTACAAACCCGACCTCGCTCCATCAGAGCTCACAGCAGACGGGTTGGACAAGGACAAGTtcgccgccggcgccgcgGCCTTGCTCATCAAGGCCTTTTACAACAATGTCCGGGATAGGCAGGAAACCATCGACATTGACAAGGCCAACACGGCCGTTTCGGAATTCAACAACCATATCAACAACCAGGCAACAGCCCTCATGATCCAGTTCTACCGCACCTTCTTCGGCATCACTGAGCCCTCGGAAGATCTCGCGTCCCGGTACCGAAAGCTGCTCGTCTCAGCCGCCTACCGCAACCTGAAGCAAGGACAGGCGGGACAAGGCACCTGGCGCGATGCCGACCTCGAGATGTTCTGCCATTTTGCCAAGTTGGCTGCGTGTGGCGCCTCGGATAATACCATCCGCGATGTATACAACGAACTGACCACGACAGCCCCTCAGCTTAGCGGCAGCACGTTTGGTAGCATCCACCCCGATACCTGGCGGCAGTACCGCGGCTGGCTCAGCTCAGGCTTTCTTGATTGGGGTGACCTAGGCGCCACGCATCTTGATGATTATGACCTCCTGGTTATTCCCGGTATGGGACGTTTCCCGATTTCACGGACGATCAGCTACTATCTTGTGGACGAGTTCGCAAAGAACAAGGGGTATTACAAGCCGCCGCAGTCATCCTCTTGCTTCTCTAGTAATGTGAAGGTCGTCATGGCGGGGCCTGCCggggagaagctgaagaagataTGCAATGTCGAGCCTGGCGATGTGGTCCTATCTCCAGATGCTACAGGCAGCGGAGGCCCTCCAGGAACCAGACGTGTAGCGTTTGTCAGCGCCCCACGACGCGGTACGAGACCGCTCTACTCACTCCACGACTACCCGGGCTTACAGTTCACGGCCACGCACCCTATCCTTTTGCCCTCGGCCTCAACAGGCGAGATGTCTCTCCAGTTTGTGGACAAAGACCGCGCTAGCTCGCTGAATCCCACTTGGCAATCACTCTCCAAGAAGAACATCATTCCGGACTTGCTCCAGGCCCATCAGGCAGACAGTGAAGATGAGGTCGTTTACGATCTAGTTTTTGAGCCAACCGCCACAAGCGAGGACCagaccaacagcaacaacctaCCACTAGCCACCTACGTGGTAGAAGCTGACAACGGGCGGCGACTGACCGTGGCATCGGAAGCACCCGCGCTAGAGTGGTTCGGGCCCGAGCTCATGTTCATCAGTTCTGCGGTGCGGCAAATCTTGGGGGGTAGCAGTGATATCGACGTTGTCGTCGAACTGCTGGGTACCAACCGAGTGTACACACGGCTTGTGCTCGGTGAGGCCGCTGAGAAGATCACGCTCTCTGACAATATCGGTGGCGGTCACTGCGACGAGTCCACGGCAGGAGCATGGCTCTTGGAAGTCTGCGCCAAGTCGCAGGCTGTGCAGGATCTGGTGGAAAGGATGATACAATACCTCGGCCGTACTCTCAGCCACGAGGTCAGGACTGGGTGGGCTCGCTGTCTTCCCGTTGGCAACGAATTTAGCGTTAGCAGCAACAGTGGCGAGGAAAGTCAAGAGGCCTTGTTCATCAATGTTGTCCGCTTGCTAGACAGCGATAAAGCATGCCTCAGCCGCCCGCCTGCCATTGGACCTCGTCACCAGCTCAAAGTCTGGAGAAATGACgtgttggtgtttgatgaccTCGTCAGCGGTGAAGTCCAAGGTCAGAGCACTTTACAGCTGTACTGCCCTGTCAATAtaggagaagaaggggatcTGAGTGGTGACTGtcaaaccatcaccatccagcTCGAGGACGGAACGTCAGGCAGCGTTTGGCGGGGCGGTGGTCCGGTCCGGAAGGGGCTTCACACTATCATTGGACTTGGCAGTCTCTCTCGTGGCACATGTGGGAGTGCCCAGCATGCCGTGGCAGAGGTGGAGTTGCGCAGCGGTGTCAATATTATCGCTGGTCCAGCTCGGGGTGAGGGCCAagctggaggcggcggtCCAAAGTTGATGAACTTGGCTTCTTTGTCGCACAAGACTGCCTGGGAGGAGAGCACCATGGGCGCGTACGCTGGCTGTTTGGGTGCTAGGTTTGGAGATGCCATTGCTGAGCTTACGAGGTTCCACTGCGGTGAAACTGGGAAAACAGGTTAGGCGAATCTGAAATGCGGTGGATTGTCGGGATGATCTGAGGTGTGCTGTTTGCGGCAGGGCGGCTCCAGATAGATGTGGGGCCTGTGtaaggggttcaggggctaAGTAAATAAACAACGAAGCCTCCCTTAAGGATAAGGTATTTGTAACATGCCGTTGTAAAACAAGCACATCATACTATTTGGGTTGTTTCTTTCTCCAGTTAATAGTCTAGAGCGTCATTCAAAGGAACAAATTTGAGACGGCGATGGGCCGAATTTCTTACGCTGTGTTTCCTGGATATCCCAGATGAGCAGAAACTTCCGGTGTTGCTTTTCCGATTTGGCCGTCTTCCAGATGTGATGAGATTTGATGGGCCTCACAGATGGGTTGAATCTGCAACATTCTCTGTGGTGAAGTCATCGACTCACGCTTTATCGAACCTAAATGGTCAGATGCTGTGTTTTAGTGTTTGATGGGTAAACCGGGACTGAAGTGGGCGTTTTTAAGTTGGCTGGTGGCCGCCTCGCACCACAAAAAACACAGGACAAGCTCAAAAATTGTAAAGTTCTCGTATCGAACACGGGATGGGCGCTTTTATCAGTATCTCACCTGTGTGACTCAGATGGCGTGTGTCATTCCAATCATGCCCTTACTTAACGACACCGGCTGCGTTTACTCCCGTCACTAAACTTCGTGACTGCTCACCTATCCCTGCAACACTCACACAGACCGACCATCAGAAATGG includes:
- a CDS encoding hypothetical protein (EggNog:ENOG503PAPU), whose translation is MAAFGAFSGYEDIIDNVPDVGQFDPAPSHGSTPTPGNLPTVTRAGVDFLDLGKLFEKLFGGTTPVNPDDPTPPARHPVQVRDIFKMSQVNTGFDFSTHPCIKMTVAYLQKTLDFRWKNGNMRTLVFPDYKPDLAPSELTADGLDKDKFAAGAAALLIKAFYNNVRDRQETIDIDKANTAVSEFNNHINNQATALMIQFYRTFFGITEPSEDLASRYRKLLVSAAYRNLKQGQAGQGTWRDADLEMFCHFAKLAACGASDNTIRDVYNELTTTAPQLSGSTFGSIHPDTWRQYRGWLSSGFLDWGDLGATHLDDYDLLVIPGMGRFPISRTISYYLVDEFAKNKGYYKPPQSSSCFSSNVKVVMAGPAGEKLKKICNVEPGDVVLSPDATGSGGPPGTRRVAFVSAPRRGTRPLYSLHDYPGLQFTATHPILLPSASTGEMSLQFVDKDRASSLNPTWQSLSKKNIIPDLLQAHQADSEDEVVYDLVFEPTATSEDQTNSNNLPLATYVVEADNGRRLTVASEAPALEWFGPELMFISSAVRQILGGSSDIDVVVELLGTNRVYTRLVLGEAAEKITLSDNIGGGHCDESTAGAWLLEVCAKSQAVQDLVERMIQYLGRTLSHEVRTGWARCLPVGNEFSVSSNSGEESQEALFINVVRLLDSDKACLSRPPAIGPRHQLKVWRNDVLVFDDLVSGEVQGQSTLQLYCPVNIGEEGDLSGDCQTITIQLEDGTSGSVWRGGGPVRKGLHTIIGLGSLSRGTCGSAQHAVAEVELRSGVNIIAGPARGEGQAGGGGPKLMNLASLSHKTAWEESTMGAYAGCLGARFGDAIAELTRFHCGETGKTG